A stretch of DNA from Gimesia chilikensis:
AGGGGAGTCGAGACAAAATCACCCAAAAACATTGTATGGGGACCCTGCATACTCTCGGCCAGTTCCACGCCTGGTGCCAGTTTTAGCAATAGTGGTGTTGTGGTTTCGTGTGTAACAGTACCCCGATACCACATATAATTGATGACTGCATCAGACAATGAGCCATGCTGTTCTATCAGCTCAAAAATCGTGGGGACCAGGAGGCGTTCCATATTCAGTTTGATCTGAAAATCGTTGAGATACTCTCCCATCCCCTCATTCATGATGGCTGTCAGGTCGGATCCAAAAAAGGCAACTTCATCCTTGGTCCGGTCATACCAGTAGGCGCCGGAAATTCCGTGTTCAAACGGGTATGCTCCTGTGGCTATCGTGCAGGTTGCAGCGGGCGTGATCGAGGGGAAAATGGAAGTACATTCCGAGCGAAATACTCCCTGATCTATCAACTTGGACAGATTCGGAAGCCAGCCCTGTTCCAGTGCGGGTTGGACAACACGTGTTGCCAGGGCATCGATGACGATAAGTAGAACTTTTTTTTTCATTTCTGGACTGTCTTTCCATCCATTTCAGCTGGAGCCTCTGACTGCAGTATATCATTCTCTTCTACAGGTTGAGACTAGTATTTCGTTCCGTCAAGAGTAATCGAAGTCAGAATAAATTAAGTGCAACTGAAATGCCGTTTCATTAAAAATGAACAGAATTGTGAGTAATATCAGGTTAGATTTCAGGCTGTCTCAGCGGCAAATTTTAAATTTACTTCGTCGGGTATGGCTTCTAATTAGATGTTTTGCTCTAATATGCTCTAGTTCCAATCATAGTCTGAATGAACTTACTGTTTAGCGGGCCATAAAAGCAGGATTCACAGTAATGATCATGGAATCTCTTCAGATTCTCATTGCACATAGTAATCAAAAAACTCTGTCAATTATCAATAACGCGGTTTTAACTCTCGGTCATAAAGTGGTCGATACTGTTGAAACAGGCGAGGCGCTGGTAAAATGTAGTGAGTCTCACCGACCCGATCTGGTGATAAGCGGGGTCAAGATGCCGGACCTTGATGGGATCCGGGCATTGACACTCATCGGCTCAGAAACTCCGGTACCCGGAATCATCGTAACTCCCAAAAGTGATCTGGAACTGGTGGAGACTGCAGCTCTGGATCATATCATGGCCTGGCTGGTGGAACCAATTCGGACTGTTGATCTGGCACCAGCCATTCTGCTGGTTCACCGCCGCGCTCAGGAATTTGCGGAACTCCGTAAAGAAAATCATGATTTACGTACGGCTCTGGTAGATCGGAAAACTATCGAACAAGCTAAGGGAATTCTGATGAAATCTGCAGGTCTGGATGAAGGAGAAGCCTTCAAACGGTTGCAGAAAATGGCATCGCGCAAACGAATTCGCTTGATTGAAATGGCGCAGGCTGTCATCCACGCAGAAGATGCCATCGATCTTAAGTAAGTTGTTTTCCTGATCCTCATTTGCCTCGAAATGAGATCAGGCTGAGCACGGCTACAAAAAGCGAGGCCCCGATAATTGACCATAGAATCGGAAACGGTTGATCGCCAAATTGAACCGTCAGTATTTCCGGTAATCCCAGCCCCTTCGACATCCAACTCCCCAGTAAGGCGCCAATGAAACCGAGTGCGATCGATGTCAGGCACCCCCCGCGAGAGTAACCTGCCAGAGATTGTCCTATACCTCCACAAATGGCAGCGACAATCAGCAATATGAGCAGTTCAAAGATTCCCATAGTTTTGTTT
This window harbors:
- a CDS encoding ANTAR domain-containing response regulator: MESLQILIAHSNQKTLSIINNAVLTLGHKVVDTVETGEALVKCSESHRPDLVISGVKMPDLDGIRALTLIGSETPVPGIIVTPKSDLELVETAALDHIMAWLVEPIRTVDLAPAILLVHRRAQEFAELRKENHDLRTALVDRKTIEQAKGILMKSAGLDEGEAFKRLQKMASRKRIRLIEMAQAVIHAEDAIDLK
- a CDS encoding GlsB/YeaQ/YmgE family stress response membrane protein, whose translation is MGIFELLILLIVAAICGGIGQSLAGYSRGGCLTSIALGFIGALLGSWMSKGLGLPEILTVQFGDQPFPILWSIIGASLFVAVLSLISFRGK